The following are from one region of the Melaminivora suipulveris genome:
- the rimI gene encoding ribosomal protein S18-alanine N-acetyltransferase: MSALAPAPAAPCPATPAQLQAHLEVLSAERLDLLMTVEQSAYSHPWSRGNFVDAMAAGYHCLLLLGGQDELLGYFVAMRGVDEVHLLNITVAPRHQHQGWAWVLLDALDLWARGQSAQWVWLEVRASNTRAKAVYERHGYRSVGVRKDYYPATQGQREDAVVMSLAL; encoded by the coding sequence ATGAGCGCGCTGGCCCCGGCCCCCGCAGCGCCCTGCCCCGCCACGCCGGCGCAGCTGCAGGCGCACCTCGAGGTGCTTAGCGCCGAGCGATTGGACCTGCTCATGACCGTCGAGCAAAGCGCCTACAGCCACCCCTGGTCGCGCGGCAATTTCGTCGACGCCATGGCCGCCGGCTACCACTGCCTGCTGCTGCTGGGCGGGCAGGACGAGTTGCTGGGTTACTTCGTCGCCATGCGCGGCGTGGACGAGGTCCATCTGCTGAACATCACCGTGGCGCCCCGGCACCAGCACCAGGGCTGGGCCTGGGTGCTGCTGGATGCGCTCGACCTGTGGGCGCGCGGGCAGTCGGCCCAGTGGGTCTGGCTGGAAGTGCGCGCCAGCAATACGCGCGCCAAAGCGGTCTACGAGCGCCATGGCTACCGCTCGGTCGGTGTGCGCAAGGATTACTACCCCGCCACCCAGGGGCAGCGCGAGGACGCCGTCGTGATGAGCCTGGCGCTATGA
- a CDS encoding L-threonylcarbamoyladenylate synthase: MLLDATLSPSVQAAAQALARGELLGLPTETVYGLAADADNDAAVARIFAAKGRPADHPLIVHVAGSDMVPHYAREVPVFAQALMDAFWPGPLTLILPRLPGRAAAAAGGQSSVGLRCPAHPAAQTVLAECLLLAPPIHGLAAPSANRFGRVSPTTAAHVQDEFGPQLLVLDGGPCQVGIESTIVDCTRGVPVLLRPGAISRDDIERACGQRPLSKDELPALTPRASGTLLAHYAPTAQVRLMDARQLQAGLDVLGKDAKRLAVYARTALATPSSQVLLRRMPQDAAGAARELFSALRDFDDAGVALIWVETPPDSPDWEGVRDRLARAAAAG; this comes from the coding sequence ATGCTGCTGGACGCCACGCTCTCCCCCTCGGTGCAGGCCGCCGCGCAGGCGCTGGCGCGCGGCGAGCTGCTGGGCCTGCCGACCGAAACCGTCTACGGCCTGGCCGCCGATGCCGACAACGACGCCGCGGTGGCGCGCATCTTCGCCGCCAAGGGCCGGCCGGCCGACCACCCACTGATCGTGCATGTGGCCGGCAGCGACATGGTGCCGCACTACGCGCGCGAGGTGCCGGTGTTCGCTCAAGCGCTCATGGACGCCTTCTGGCCCGGCCCGCTGACGCTGATCCTGCCGCGCCTGCCCGGCCGCGCCGCGGCCGCCGCGGGCGGCCAATCCAGCGTCGGCCTGCGCTGCCCGGCGCATCCGGCCGCTCAGACCGTCCTGGCCGAATGCCTGCTTCTGGCGCCGCCCATCCACGGCCTGGCCGCGCCCAGCGCCAACCGGTTCGGGCGCGTCAGCCCGACCACCGCCGCGCACGTGCAGGATGAGTTCGGCCCGCAGCTGCTGGTGCTGGACGGCGGGCCCTGCCAGGTCGGCATCGAGTCGACCATCGTCGACTGCACGCGCGGCGTGCCGGTGCTGCTGCGCCCTGGTGCCATCTCGCGGGACGACATCGAGCGCGCCTGCGGCCAGCGCCCACTATCGAAAGATGAGCTGCCTGCGCTGACACCACGGGCGTCAGGCACGCTCTTGGCCCACTACGCGCCGACGGCGCAGGTGCGGCTGATGGACGCGCGCCAGCTGCAGGCCGGGCTCGACGTGCTGGGCAAGGACGCAAAGCGCCTGGCGGTGTACGCGCGCACGGCGCTGGCGACACCTTCGTCCCAGGTGCTGCTGCGGCGCATGCCGCAGGATGCCGCCGGCGCGGCGCGCGAGCTGTTTTCTGCGCTGCGCGACTTCGACGACGCCGGCGTGGCCCTGATCTGGGTCGAGACGCCGCCGGACAGCCCCGATTGGGAAGGTGTGCGCGACCGGCTGGCGCGCGCGGCTGCCGCCGGCTGA
- a CDS encoding uracil-DNA glycosylase family protein: protein MTLHLDARQRAMLQEMGIALPVAPARAAAAPMPVPPLAQPSAELRGSAPPRQAAARPPAPVAVAPEAAQPAPAAAPASTETAAAQVLLAAPVAPYAVDLQAGPAEPGGWLVLLECAQPGEPLAGDAGLLLNNMLRAIGLHHHQRSTHVAALLPAGAAQPGAAVPAAAGQPLADVLAALRPAMVLLLGRGAARAVLGSHEPLAQLRSSRHRLADGTPAAVSHDPAYLLHAQDAKAAAWLDLCRALARARAQA from the coding sequence ATGACGCTGCACCTGGACGCGCGCCAGCGCGCGATGCTGCAGGAAATGGGCATCGCCCTGCCCGTGGCGCCGGCGCGCGCTGCGGCTGCACCGATGCCGGTCCCGCCCCTCGCGCAGCCTTCCGCGGAGTTGCGCGGCAGCGCGCCCCCGCGCCAGGCCGCCGCCCGCCCGCCTGCGCCCGTCGCGGTGGCGCCCGAGGCGGCGCAGCCCGCGCCGGCGGCTGCGCCAGCGTCCACGGAGACCGCCGCCGCCCAGGTGCTGCTGGCGGCGCCGGTCGCGCCCTACGCAGTGGACCTGCAAGCCGGCCCGGCCGAGCCCGGCGGCTGGCTGGTGCTGCTGGAGTGTGCGCAACCAGGCGAGCCTCTGGCGGGAGACGCCGGCCTGCTGCTGAACAACATGCTGCGCGCGATCGGCCTGCACCATCACCAGCGCAGCACGCATGTGGCGGCGCTGCTGCCGGCGGGCGCGGCCCAGCCTGGCGCAGCGGTCCCGGCGGCGGCCGGCCAGCCGCTGGCCGACGTGCTGGCCGCGCTGCGCCCGGCCATGGTGCTGCTGCTGGGCCGGGGCGCGGCCCGCGCCGTGCTGGGCAGCCACGAGCCGCTGGCGCAGTTGCGCAGCAGCCGGCATCGCCTCGCCGATGGCACGCCCGCGGCGGTGAGCCACGACCCGGCCTATCTGCTGCACGCCCAGGACGCCAAGGCGGCCGCCTGGCTGGACCTGTGCCGAGCCCTGGCGCGGGCGCGCGCGCAGGCATAA
- a CDS encoding SGNH/GDSL hydrolase family protein, giving the protein MAANWMRRTFVAAACASAALLAACGSSSTESALAPERMITFGDAFADVGQKGSRYTVNDGSANTWTLQVAARYERPLQPASAGGLGFAQGNARVLATPDAAGNATTPTVAQQIDQFLAGQRFADNDLVMLAAGTSDLIAGMAAVQAGAQTPEQYVAAARKTGEDLAAQVRRLVAAGAKHVLMTGVYDLSRTPWAKAIGQQDLISRASNAFNQSLLINIEDLGKNVLYVDVAYYVNVFEGSPGSYGFNDGKTPVCTSVDPGPGIGIGVGEVNSALCNTGTLLPGANTDRYVFADKVYLTPAAQRQLGDITYDRLRSRW; this is encoded by the coding sequence ATGGCAGCAAATTGGATGCGCCGAACCTTTGTGGCAGCGGCGTGCGCGTCGGCCGCGCTCTTGGCCGCCTGCGGCTCCAGCTCCACCGAATCGGCGCTGGCGCCCGAGCGCATGATCACTTTCGGCGACGCCTTTGCCGACGTGGGTCAGAAAGGCTCGCGCTACACCGTCAACGACGGCAGCGCCAACACCTGGACGCTGCAGGTGGCCGCGCGCTACGAGCGCCCGCTGCAGCCCGCATCGGCGGGCGGCCTGGGCTTTGCGCAGGGCAACGCGCGCGTGCTGGCCACGCCCGACGCCGCCGGCAACGCCACCACGCCCACGGTGGCGCAGCAGATCGACCAGTTCCTGGCAGGCCAGCGCTTTGCCGACAACGACCTGGTGATGCTGGCCGCCGGCACCTCCGACCTGATCGCCGGCATGGCCGCCGTGCAGGCCGGCGCGCAGACGCCGGAGCAGTACGTCGCCGCCGCTCGCAAGACCGGCGAAGACCTGGCCGCCCAGGTGCGCCGCCTGGTGGCCGCGGGCGCCAAGCACGTGTTGATGACCGGCGTGTATGACCTGAGCCGCACGCCCTGGGCCAAGGCCATCGGTCAGCAGGATTTGATCAGCCGCGCCAGCAACGCCTTCAACCAGAGCCTGCTGATCAACATCGAGGACCTGGGCAAGAACGTGCTGTACGTGGACGTGGCCTACTACGTCAACGTCTTCGAGGGCTCGCCCGGCTCCTATGGTTTCAACGACGGCAAGACGCCGGTGTGCACCTCGGTCGACCCAGGTCCCGGCATCGGCATCGGTGTGGGCGAAGTCAACTCGGCCCTGTGCAACACCGGCACGCTGCTGCCCGGCGCCAATACGGATCGCTACGTCTTTGCCGACAAGGTCTACCTGACGCCGGCCGCCCAGCGCCAGCTCGGCGACATCACCTACGACCGCCTGCGCTCGCGCTGGTGA
- the purE gene encoding 5-(carboxyamino)imidazole ribonucleotide mutase, with product MQSIQIGVVMGSSSDWETMQHAVAILEQFGIPHEARVVSAHRMPDDMFAYAEGAQARGLKAIIAGAGGAAHLPGMIAAKTLVPVLGVPVASRHLQGVDSLHSIVQMPRGVPVATFAIGTAGAANAALFAVAMLAGGQPALQERLAAWRAEQTAAARAMQLPPAA from the coding sequence ATGCAATCCATCCAGATCGGCGTGGTCATGGGTTCTTCCAGCGACTGGGAGACCATGCAGCACGCAGTGGCCATCCTCGAACAGTTCGGCATCCCGCACGAAGCGCGCGTGGTCTCGGCGCACCGCATGCCCGACGACATGTTCGCCTATGCCGAAGGCGCGCAGGCGCGCGGCCTGAAAGCCATCATCGCCGGCGCCGGCGGCGCGGCGCACCTGCCGGGCATGATCGCCGCCAAGACGCTGGTGCCGGTGCTGGGCGTGCCGGTGGCCAGCCGGCACCTGCAGGGCGTGGATTCGCTGCATTCCATCGTGCAGATGCCCAGGGGCGTGCCGGTGGCGACGTTCGCCATCGGCACCGCCGGCGCGGCCAATGCCGCCCTGTTCGCCGTGGCCATGCTGGCGGGCGGGCAGCCCGCGCTGCAGGAGCGCCTGGCCGCATGGCGCGCCGAGCAGACCGCCGCCGCGCGCGCCATGCAACTGCCGCCCGCCGCATGA
- a CDS encoding 5-(carboxyamino)imidazole ribonucleotide synthase, translating into MTATTGPILPGQTLGVLGGGQLGRMFVHAAQAMGYATAVLDPDAQSPAGLVSHRHIRAAYDDSQALAELAGSCAAVTTEFENVPAAALQMLARSVPVAPAAAAVAIAQDRAAEKAHFVRCGVPVAPHALIDSEQTLAAVDAQTLLPGILKTARLGYDGKGQVRVATRAELADAWQQLARVPCVLEKMLPLREECSVIVARGRDGALVHLPVQRNLHRDGILAVTEVFEGNLPSVGVDKALHAAKSIAQGLDYVGVLCVEFFVLEDGSLVVNEMAPRPHNSGHWSQNGADVSQFELQVRCMAGLPLAQPRQHSPAIMLNLLGDLWHRAPDGSLVAPPWQQVLALPGCHLHLYGKTEAKPGRKMGHLNVTGATPEAARATALQAAALLGIAPF; encoded by the coding sequence ATGACAGCAACCACCGGCCCCATCCTGCCCGGCCAGACGCTGGGCGTGCTCGGCGGCGGCCAGCTAGGGCGCATGTTCGTGCACGCGGCGCAGGCCATGGGCTACGCCACCGCCGTGCTGGACCCCGACGCGCAAAGCCCCGCCGGCCTGGTCAGCCACCGCCACATCCGCGCCGCGTACGACGACTCACAGGCGCTCGCAGAGCTGGCGGGTAGCTGCGCGGCGGTGACCACCGAGTTCGAGAACGTCCCCGCCGCAGCGCTGCAGATGCTGGCGCGCAGCGTGCCGGTGGCGCCCGCCGCCGCAGCCGTGGCCATCGCGCAGGACCGCGCGGCGGAGAAAGCCCACTTCGTGCGCTGCGGCGTGCCGGTGGCGCCGCACGCGCTGATCGACAGCGAGCAAACCCTGGCCGCAGTGGACGCGCAAACGCTGCTGCCCGGCATCCTGAAAACCGCGCGCCTGGGCTACGACGGCAAGGGTCAGGTGCGCGTGGCCACGCGCGCGGAGCTGGCCGACGCCTGGCAGCAGCTCGCGCGCGTGCCCTGCGTGCTGGAGAAGATGCTGCCGCTGCGAGAGGAATGCTCGGTCATCGTCGCGCGCGGACGCGACGGCGCACTGGTGCATTTGCCGGTGCAGCGCAACCTGCACCGGGACGGCATCCTGGCCGTGACCGAGGTTTTCGAGGGAAATCTGCCGTCAGTCGGCGTGGATAAAGCGCTTCATGCTGCGAAATCGATAGCACAAGGACTGGACTATGTCGGCGTGCTGTGCGTGGAGTTCTTCGTGCTCGAGGATGGCAGCCTGGTCGTCAACGAAATGGCGCCACGCCCGCACAACAGCGGCCACTGGAGCCAAAACGGCGCCGACGTCTCGCAGTTCGAGCTGCAGGTGCGCTGCATGGCCGGCCTGCCGCTGGCGCAGCCGCGCCAGCACAGCCCGGCCATCATGCTCAACCTGCTGGGCGACCTGTGGCACCGCGCGCCGGATGGCAGCCTGGTCGCGCCGCCCTGGCAGCAGGTGCTGGCCTTGCCCGGCTGCCACCTGCACCTGTACGGCAAGACCGAGGCCAAGCCCGGCCGCAAGATGGGCCACCTGAACGTCACCGGCGCCACGCCCGAAGCCGCGCGCGCCACGGCGCTGCAGGCGGCGGCGCTGCTGGGCATCGCGCCCTTTTGA
- the dacB gene encoding D-alanyl-D-alanine carboxypeptidase/D-alanyl-D-alanine-endopeptidase has product MSVRVRPSLPPVSRLLRLACAGASLLLAALAAPAAEPARAVHAPEPAQAASLPPAVLAALARAQVPREALAALVVDVEGQGPPRLALQPDLPVNPASVMKLVTTYAALEMLGPSFTWDTPVYLDARPEDGRLRGNVYIKGSGDPKLVAERLWLLMRRLRAQGVTVIVGDIVLDRSAFALAPHDAAQFDGEPWRPYNVAPDALLLNYKAITLSFVPDAAAGVAHVSHEPPLAHMELPASVPVAPEGTPCGDWRAALRAELATAGRIALAGRYPASCGERQWSIAPAGPRDYAARAVEGMWREVGGKLTGQVRDGIVPAGLAPAFSATSPALAEVVRDINKYSNNVMTQQLLLTLALQRSGQGSLAGARSLLARWWDERSGAPGTLVVDNGAGLSRDARLTARGLARLLQHAWASPVMPELMASLPIAGVDGTLRRRPGQASGVAHLKTGTLRDVSAVAGYVLGASGRRQVLVAVINHPNAPAARPALDALVDWARNDQPGMRGQK; this is encoded by the coding sequence ATGTCTGTTCGCGTCCGCCCGTCCTTACCCCCTGTCTCCCGTCTCCTGCGCCTGGCCTGCGCGGGCGCATCGCTGCTGCTGGCAGCCCTGGCCGCGCCAGCGGCCGAGCCGGCACGGGCGGTGCATGCGCCCGAGCCAGCCCAAGCCGCCTCGCTGCCGCCCGCCGTCCTGGCGGCGCTGGCGCGCGCCCAGGTGCCGCGCGAGGCGCTGGCCGCGCTGGTGGTCGACGTCGAGGGCCAGGGGCCGCCGCGCCTGGCGCTGCAGCCGGACCTGCCGGTCAACCCGGCGTCGGTCATGAAGCTGGTGACCACCTACGCCGCGCTGGAGATGCTCGGGCCGTCCTTCACCTGGGACACGCCGGTGTACCTGGACGCCCGGCCCGAGGACGGGCGCCTGCGCGGCAACGTCTACATCAAGGGCTCGGGCGATCCCAAGCTGGTGGCCGAGCGGCTGTGGCTGCTCATGCGCCGCCTGCGCGCCCAGGGCGTGACCGTCATCGTGGGAGACATCGTGCTGGATCGCAGCGCCTTTGCACTGGCGCCGCACGACGCCGCGCAGTTCGACGGCGAGCCCTGGCGCCCCTACAACGTGGCGCCGGACGCGCTGCTGCTGAACTACAAGGCCATCACCTTGAGCTTCGTGCCGGACGCGGCAGCCGGCGTGGCCCACGTCAGCCACGAGCCGCCGCTGGCGCACATGGAGCTGCCCGCAAGCGTCCCCGTGGCGCCCGAGGGCACGCCCTGCGGCGACTGGCGCGCCGCCCTGCGCGCGGAGCTCGCCACCGCCGGGCGCATCGCGCTGGCCGGCCGCTACCCGGCCAGCTGCGGCGAGCGCCAGTGGTCCATCGCCCCGGCCGGCCCGCGGGACTATGCCGCGCGCGCCGTCGAGGGCATGTGGCGCGAGGTCGGCGGCAAGCTCACCGGCCAGGTGCGCGACGGCATCGTGCCGGCCGGCCTGGCGCCGGCGTTCAGCGCCACCTCGCCGGCGCTGGCCGAGGTGGTGCGCGACATCAACAAGTACAGCAACAACGTCATGACGCAGCAGCTGTTGCTGACGCTGGCGCTGCAGCGCAGCGGCCAGGGCAGCCTGGCGGGTGCGCGCTCGCTTCTGGCCCGCTGGTGGGACGAGCGCAGCGGCGCCCCTGGCACGCTGGTGGTGGACAACGGCGCCGGCCTGAGCCGCGACGCGCGCCTGACCGCGCGCGGCCTGGCGCGCCTGCTGCAGCACGCCTGGGCCTCGCCGGTCATGCCCGAGCTGATGGCTTCGCTGCCGATCGCCGGCGTCGACGGCACGCTGCGCCGCCGCCCCGGCCAGGCCTCGGGCGTGGCGCACCTGAAGACCGGCACGCTGCGCGACGTGAGCGCCGTGGCCGGCTACGTGCTGGGCGCCAGCGGCCGCCGGCAGGTGCTGGTGGCTGTCATCAACCACCCCAACGCCCCGGCGGCGCGTCCGGCGCTGGACGCGCTGGTGGACTGGGCGCGCAACGACCAGCCGGGCATGCGCGGGCAGAAATGA
- a CDS encoding SGNH/GDSL hydrolase family protein, with protein sequence MNFRLRWVAAAALSTVLVACGGGGSDIAPPDRVTSVKVVGDSLADSGTFGLKFSVQGTAGTGAGSTAIWPERVAGGYGQSLCPHYDLTSGNLAVRPACTNYAVGGGAINYTRVANAPQSIPRQLADAAAAGYGPGDLLLVDGGGNDAADLISAYLAVPRDGGAAYRALLSSVLDAATVQQLLGGGAAGMAQAGGVYMQALATRFAATLKAQALDKGATRVAVLNMPDVTLTPKFRVVLAAIAQANGAAAAAQAEGLFSSWVQAFNARLAEQFAGDRRVVVVDFYSAFKDQYQRPAQYGYTNVATPACPATGVDASGLPTYTFPTCTGAALSANPPAGASGANWWERYLFSDSFHPTPYAHQLLGEQVARALKAAGWN encoded by the coding sequence ATGAATTTCCGCCTGCGCTGGGTGGCCGCTGCCGCCCTTTCCACCGTGCTCGTCGCCTGTGGCGGCGGCGGCAGCGACATCGCGCCACCGGACCGCGTCACTTCGGTCAAGGTGGTCGGCGACAGCCTGGCCGACAGCGGCACCTTCGGCCTGAAGTTCAGCGTGCAGGGCACGGCCGGCACGGGCGCCGGCTCCACCGCCATCTGGCCCGAGCGCGTGGCCGGCGGCTACGGCCAGAGCCTGTGCCCGCACTACGACCTGACCAGCGGCAACCTGGCCGTGCGCCCGGCCTGCACCAACTACGCCGTGGGCGGGGGCGCGATCAACTACACCCGCGTGGCCAACGCGCCGCAGTCCATCCCGCGCCAGCTGGCCGATGCGGCGGCGGCCGGCTACGGCCCGGGCGACCTGCTGCTGGTCGATGGCGGCGGCAACGATGCGGCGGACCTGATCAGCGCCTACCTGGCGGTGCCCAGGGACGGCGGCGCGGCGTACCGGGCGCTGCTGTCCAGCGTGCTGGACGCCGCCACCGTGCAGCAGCTGCTGGGCGGCGGAGCGGCCGGCATGGCGCAGGCCGGCGGCGTGTACATGCAGGCGCTGGCGACGCGCTTTGCCGCCACGCTCAAGGCGCAGGCGCTGGACAAGGGCGCCACCCGCGTGGCGGTCTTGAACATGCCCGACGTGACGCTCACGCCGAAGTTCCGCGTGGTGCTGGCCGCCATCGCCCAGGCCAATGGCGCGGCCGCGGCGGCGCAGGCCGAGGGCCTGTTCAGCAGCTGGGTTCAGGCCTTCAACGCCCGCCTGGCCGAGCAGTTCGCCGGCGATCGCCGCGTGGTGGTGGTGGACTTCTACAGCGCCTTCAAGGACCAGTACCAGCGTCCCGCCCAGTACGGCTACACCAACGTCGCCACGCCAGCCTGCCCGGCCACTGGCGTCGACGCCAGCGGCCTGCCGACCTACACCTTCCCCACCTGCACCGGCGCCGCGCTGTCGGCCAATCCGCCGGCCGGCGCCAGCGGCGCCAACTGGTGGGAGCGCTACCTGTTCTCCGACTCCTTCCACCCCACGCCGTACGCGCACCAGCTGCTCGGCGAGCAGGTCGCGCGCGCGCTCAAGGCTGCCGGCTGGAACTGA
- the tsaB gene encoding tRNA (adenosine(37)-N6)-threonylcarbamoyltransferase complex dimerization subunit type 1 TsaB, whose amino-acid sequence MNLLAFDTSTDTLSIAVQRACQVLEHTGAGGAQASTTLIPEIRRLLQRAGLGLGDLQAVVFGRGPGSFTGLRTACSVAQGLAFGARGGRGIDALPVDTLLAVAEQARLAHGCTRVVAALDARMNEVYWAPFEWRAGEWHASEDFRLTAPEAVAVPAGWTLAGNAHAAYGERLPTAAQVQALPTAAALLSLAPALLARGDAVAAEAALPHYVRDKVAQTSAEREALRAAQAQRP is encoded by the coding sequence ATGAACCTGCTTGCCTTCGACACCAGCACCGACACCCTGTCCATCGCCGTGCAGCGCGCATGCCAGGTGCTGGAGCACACGGGCGCTGGCGGTGCGCAGGCCTCGACCACGCTGATCCCCGAGATCCGGCGCCTGCTGCAGCGCGCCGGCCTGGGCTTGGGCGACCTGCAGGCGGTGGTCTTCGGCCGCGGGCCGGGCTCCTTCACGGGGCTGCGCACGGCCTGCTCGGTGGCCCAAGGGCTGGCCTTCGGTGCGCGCGGCGGGCGCGGCATTGACGCGCTGCCGGTCGATACGCTGCTGGCCGTGGCCGAGCAGGCGCGCCTGGCGCACGGCTGCACGCGCGTGGTGGCGGCGCTGGATGCGCGCATGAACGAGGTCTACTGGGCGCCGTTCGAGTGGCGCGCTGGCGAATGGCACGCGAGCGAGGATTTCCGCCTGACCGCGCCCGAGGCCGTGGCCGTGCCCGCCGGCTGGACGCTGGCCGGCAATGCCCACGCCGCTTACGGCGAGCGTCTTCCCACCGCCGCGCAGGTGCAGGCGCTGCCCACCGCGGCTGCGCTGCTGAGCCTGGCGCCGGCCCTGCTGGCGCGCGGGGACGCCGTCGCCGCCGAGGCCGCCCTGCCCCACTACGTGCGCGACAAGGTGGCGCAGACCAGCGCCGAACGCGAGGCACTGCGCGCCGCGCAGGCGCAGCGGCCATGA